The genomic stretch GCAGACCCGGTTCCAACCGGCCCAGCGGAACATCGGCGCGCAACGGAAAACGCGATGTCATCGCAGGCCAATCCAGCGCGTCCAGTGCCGCATGTCTGATCGTGGCGCTGCGGTTTTCGATATCGAGCGCAATCAACTCGCCTGTCCCGCGCGCAGGAGCCTCATCCGTCGGTGCCATTCGCATCAGACCAGCGCTCAAAGCGCTCTCGCTGTCGATCAAAAACTGAGCGGAGGCCACGACTTCTTCACCGGGGGCAAGGCCCTGCACGACTTCCGTCCGGCCGCCTCCGCCAAAATTGTCCCGCAAGCCCGTTGTGATCAGGCGGGGCTTGAACGTGCCCTCTCCGGTTTTCAAAATGACGCGTTCGGCAGCGCCTGTGCGAATGATCGCCTCGGTCGGAACCGTCAGCGCCATGCGGGTCTCGTTCGGGATCAAGCTGACATTGCCGAACATGTTGGGCCTGAGCAGCCCTTCGGAATTGTCGAACCGCAGGCGCACGGGCAGCGTGCGGGTCTCGGCATCAAGCTCGGGATAGACGTAATCGACCACGCCCTCGAAGGTGCGTCCGTGCAAGTGCTCGAACCGCGCGACGGCACGCATATCTTCGGTCATGCGGGCGATGTCGCGCTCGAACACATCGACGATCAGCCAGACGGCACTGAGGTCGGTCAAAGAGACGGCGCGAACACCAGGTTGCAGGAACATCCCATCTGCTGCCTCGAGGGAGATGACCACCCCGTCCTGCGGGGCCAAAACCTCAATGTTGCGCGCAAGCACACCTTCGGCTTCGATCCGGGCGATCTGGTCGTCCGACATGCCGAGGCTCCGCAAACTGCTGCGGGCGGCTTCGAGGATGCGGGGGTCGCCATCTTCAACCGCGCGCACCAGATCGCTGCTGGCAGAGCCGATCTGGGGCGAGAACATTTCGAATAGGACGTCGCCCTTGCGCACCGGATCTCCGACGGCGCGGACGTTCAACGCCTCGATCCAGCCCTCGACGCGGGTATGCACATGGCTTGTCAGGTGTTCGTCATAGCCCACGAAACCCACCGTCTCGATCCGCTGCGAAATCTCGGCGGTCTGCGCAATCGCGGTGCGGACACCGATCGCATTGATCTCGGCCGCTGAAAGCGTCACCTCGGATGGATCGCCGGAGGGCTCCTCACCTGCAAAAACTGGCACCAAATCCATTCCCATGGGGGATTTGCCGGGACCCGGCTGCCGGAAATTGGCATCCATCGGCGCAACCCAATAGAGGATTTCTGGCCCTGTCGATCCGGCCATGTCCGAAGGATTGAAGTACAGTCTTTCCAGATAGATGCCACCAGCAACCCCGGCGGCAAGCGCCAGAATGCTCAGGGCTGAATATCGTCCACGCATTGTTGCCTCGACCCCAGTTCCGACAACGGAACTGTTTCTAATCAATTGCAGTCGCGCAGTCGCAGGATGCGGCCACGGTTCGGAAATCAATCAGAAGTGTCTTGGGGGTCGATCTTTTGAGGAGCTGACGCTGGAAGTTATAAGCCTGCCGCGATCCAGCAATGTGGCATCGGGCAAAAGCATGCCCGCAGCGAGGGGTTCCGATGACGGGAACGTCATGTGAAAGCAGCACGTTGAAGGCACGCAGTGCGCGCACTTCTCCTGTGACACACCATTTTCTTGGGCGGTTTCGGCAGTGTTCGCCATCTTTGCCAAGTGCATCGGACAGTCACTCTCTGTACCCGACATGACCTGGTGGTGCGCCTGGCTATCGAACATAGAGGCAGCGGCATGTGCAGAAGGCGATATGAGCTGAAAAACGAACACCAAGATCAGGAGCAAAAGCCCCATCGGTCGCAAAGCCGACCCGATCCCGAATCTTTCATTCAGCCATGTCATGCAGAGGTCATCCAGTGTTCAAGACCGAAATGCAAGTCAGATCGGCGTGAACGAGCTGATCAGCGAAGATCTGCAAACGCTAAGGCTCTGCAAATAAAAGCTGATTGATCGTTCACACGAAACGCTTTTCAAAGTCTGCCGTATCCAACCTGCTATAGTTTTCCTTTTTTGTTCGGAACCTTCCATCGCAGGAATG from Yoonia vestfoldensis encodes the following:
- a CDS encoding efflux RND transporter periplasmic adaptor subunit, giving the protein MRGRYSALSILALAAGVAGGIYLERLYFNPSDMAGSTGPEILYWVAPMDANFRQPGPGKSPMGMDLVPVFAGEEPSGDPSEVTLSAAEINAIGVRTAIAQTAEISQRIETVGFVGYDEHLTSHVHTRVEGWIEALNVRAVGDPVRKGDVLFEMFSPQIGSASSDLVRAVEDGDPRILEAARSSLRSLGMSDDQIARIEAEGVLARNIEVLAPQDGVVISLEAADGMFLQPGVRAVSLTDLSAVWLIVDVFERDIARMTEDMRAVARFEHLHGRTFEGVVDYVYPELDAETRTLPVRLRFDNSEGLLRPNMFGNVSLIPNETRMALTVPTEAIIRTGAAERVILKTGEGTFKPRLITTGLRDNFGGGGRTEVVQGLAPGEEVVASAQFLIDSESALSAGLMRMAPTDEAPARGTGELIALDIENRSATIRHAALDALDWPAMTSRFPLRADVPLGRLEPGLQVAFRAARGADGLLSLIELGSDDGIAATGTGTVMAVTADGKLTLSHDPIPELGWPSMQMDMPVAGFDVAEVPLDQPVEFDLSKGEDGLFTIVAVRGDGMMSDNEMNMSEPMEAATDDAAASPIVVSGTIESVDPETRMATIAHGPIVEIGMPGMTMGFALEAALDPAALITGQEMTLTFARPDGMTMILASAEPIAPPMEVPGTINAIDTAAGVANITHGPMMEIGMPGMTMDFAIDPSVDVSRLPEGDEITLLLKRNADFSLTLVGVAAAPEVIQ